A genomic region of Acipenser ruthenus chromosome 9, fAciRut3.2 maternal haplotype, whole genome shotgun sequence contains the following coding sequences:
- the LOC117406082 gene encoding GA-binding protein alpha chain-like isoform X1: MSKGETEELIEIEIDGQEKQECMEEGIVEQTITTAEFVTQAIDINEPIGNLKKLLEPRLQCSLEGHEICLQDIQLDPDHSLFDQGVKTDGTVQLSVQVISRQGVEPKLNILEIVKPVETVEVVIDPDAHSGVVEEDQLVEEGQVITLDGNKHIVGGIIADETSEQVTRWAAALEGYRKEQVRLGIPYDPVQWTADQVIHWAVWVMKEFSMVDVDVASIHIPGRELCGFTQEDFLQRVPHGEILWSHLELLRKYVLASQDQSGQIATVTIDQPVQIIPATVQQTTPTAIKVLNNTGKQSKVQRAPRISGGEDRSSPGNRTGNNGQIQLWQFLLELLTDKDARDCISWVGDDGEFKLNQPELVAHKWGQRKNKPTMNYEKLSRALRYYYDGDMICKVQGKRFVYKFVCDLKTLIGYSAGELNHLVTECEQKKLARMQLHGLSQPVTTVTLATMQGDKDSS; this comes from the exons GATTGTGGAGCAGACAATCACAACAGCTGAATTTGTCACCCAGGCCATCGACATTAATGAACCAATCGGGAACCTCAAAAAACTGCTGGAGCCCCGCCTCCAGTGCTCGCTGGAAGGCCATGAGATTTGTCTGCAAGATATTCag CTGGACCCTGACCACAGCCTATTTGACCAAGGAGTGAAGACTGATGGGACTGTCCAGCTCAGTGTGCAGGTCATCTCCAGACAAG GCGTGGAGCCCAAGCTGAATATCTTGGAGATCGTGAAGCCGGTGGAGACGGTGGAGGTTGTGATTGACCCGGACGCACACTCGGGGGTGGTGGAAGAGGATCAGCTGGTAGAGGAGGGTCAGGTCATCACCCTGGATGGCAACAAACACATAGTGGGGGGCATCATCGCTGATGAGACCTCTGAGCAGGTCACACGCTGGGCCGCTGCCCTTGAGGGCTACCGCAAAGAACAGGTCCGGCTGGGCATCCCCTACG ACCCAGTGCAGTGGACAGCAGACCAGGTGATCCACTGGGCGGTGTGGGTGATGAAGGAGTTCAGCATGGTGGACGTGGATGTAGCCAGTATCCACATCCCCGGTAGAGAGCTCTGCGGATTCACACAAGAGGACTTCTTGCAGCGTGTACCCCACGGAGAGATCCTCTGGAGCCACCTGGAGCTGCTGCGGAAGT ACGTGCTGGCTAGCCAGGATCAAAGTGGACAAATCGCCACTGTCACCATCGATCAGC CTGTTCAGATCATCCCAGCCACAGTCCAGCAGACCACCCCCACTGCCATCAAAGTGCTGAATAACACAGGCAAGCAGAGCAAGGTGCAGCGAGCCCCCAGGATATCTGGGGGAGAGGACCGCAGCTCTCCGGGCAACAGGACAG GTAATAATGGTCAGATCCAGTTGTGGCAGTTCTTGCTGGAACTCCTCACTGACAAGGACGCTCGAGACTGCATCTCCTGGGTGGGTGACGACGGAGAGTTCAAACTGAACCAGCCCGAGCTGGTGGCACACAAGTGGGGCCAGCGCAAGAACAAGCCCACCATGAACTACGAGAAGCTCAGCCGCGCCCTCAG gtATTACTACGATGGAGATATGATCTGCAAGGTTCAAGGAAAGCGCTTTGTTTACAAGTTTGTGTGTGACCTAAAGACGCTGATCGGCTACAGCGCGGGGGAGCTCAACCACCTGGTGACGGAGTGTGAGCAGAAGAAGCTGGCGCGCATGCAGCTTCACGGCCTGAGCCAGCCTGTCACCACCGTCACCCTCGCCACCATGCAGGGGGACAAGGACAGCAGCTGA
- the LOC117406082 gene encoding GA-binding protein alpha chain-like isoform X2 codes for MSKGETEELIEIEIDGQEKQECMEEGIVEQTITTAEFVTQAIDINEPIGNLKKLLEPRLQCSLEGHEICLQDIQLDPDHSLFDQGVKTDGTVQLSVQVISRQGVEPKLNILEIVKPVETVEVVIDPDAHSGVVEEDQLVEEGQVITLDGNKHIVGGIIADETSEQVTRWAAALEGYRKEQVRLGIPYDPVQWTADQVIHWAVWVMKEFSMVDVDVASIHIPGRELCGFTQEDFLQRVPHGEILWSHLELLRKYVLASQDQSGQIATVTIDQPVQIIPATVQQTTPTAIKVLNNTGKQSKVQRAPRISGGEDRSSPGNRTGNNGQIQLWQFLLELLTDKDARDCISWVGDDGEFKLNQPELVAHKWGQRKNKPTMNYEKLSRALR; via the exons GATTGTGGAGCAGACAATCACAACAGCTGAATTTGTCACCCAGGCCATCGACATTAATGAACCAATCGGGAACCTCAAAAAACTGCTGGAGCCCCGCCTCCAGTGCTCGCTGGAAGGCCATGAGATTTGTCTGCAAGATATTCag CTGGACCCTGACCACAGCCTATTTGACCAAGGAGTGAAGACTGATGGGACTGTCCAGCTCAGTGTGCAGGTCATCTCCAGACAAG GCGTGGAGCCCAAGCTGAATATCTTGGAGATCGTGAAGCCGGTGGAGACGGTGGAGGTTGTGATTGACCCGGACGCACACTCGGGGGTGGTGGAAGAGGATCAGCTGGTAGAGGAGGGTCAGGTCATCACCCTGGATGGCAACAAACACATAGTGGGGGGCATCATCGCTGATGAGACCTCTGAGCAGGTCACACGCTGGGCCGCTGCCCTTGAGGGCTACCGCAAAGAACAGGTCCGGCTGGGCATCCCCTACG ACCCAGTGCAGTGGACAGCAGACCAGGTGATCCACTGGGCGGTGTGGGTGATGAAGGAGTTCAGCATGGTGGACGTGGATGTAGCCAGTATCCACATCCCCGGTAGAGAGCTCTGCGGATTCACACAAGAGGACTTCTTGCAGCGTGTACCCCACGGAGAGATCCTCTGGAGCCACCTGGAGCTGCTGCGGAAGT ACGTGCTGGCTAGCCAGGATCAAAGTGGACAAATCGCCACTGTCACCATCGATCAGC CTGTTCAGATCATCCCAGCCACAGTCCAGCAGACCACCCCCACTGCCATCAAAGTGCTGAATAACACAGGCAAGCAGAGCAAGGTGCAGCGAGCCCCCAGGATATCTGGGGGAGAGGACCGCAGCTCTCCGGGCAACAGGACAG GTAATAATGGTCAGATCCAGTTGTGGCAGTTCTTGCTGGAACTCCTCACTGACAAGGACGCTCGAGACTGCATCTCCTGGGTGGGTGACGACGGAGAGTTCAAACTGAACCAGCCCGAGCTGGTGGCACACAAGTGGGGCCAGCGCAAGAACAAGCCCACCATGAACTACGAGAAGCTCAGCCGCGCCCTCAGGTAA